The following are encoded together in the Stegostoma tigrinum isolate sSteTig4 chromosome 20, sSteTig4.hap1, whole genome shotgun sequence genome:
- the LOC125461857 gene encoding zinc finger protein 436-like isoform X1, translating to MAEAARQLDTHSLPLKPTAARREEAHRAARVVDEQPEALAVLQDSQAPVEGPVVAGSPASEPVTVCDNGLPVPDGREKAGPSGSSRVNETPSQSHEEAKENVDLLETAQVLSEIAGLPLTEREQAEAEEQAEPLAERRERHLLVFSTVARESLELQVPQEVMLELPNGIKMYGKDLAAITELLHPTQVLLQTGPRKFTLATADTVISAGSLLFTVSQETSQEEPSAKPEDPEVETEGKLYKCYLCSLTFNRRGNYVRHKKVHMVNTEEDARYKCPHCDRQFIQHCDLRRHIHIHTGTQPHKCDVCRKGFLRASDLVVHKRFHTKDRPFQCSQCQKSFFQSGDLRRHMRNIHMTNARMLSCGHCRKKYTKEATLLHHIQTIHQGVLLQQQGQHSSEVIPSGIGKTADTGSPLHTYGPESVKASCTSSALPVEAERNEETSVAEVTVTECDTETGQLLVPTVTDSTTEQTGAFLGCSGTVSNLVVIDMEITGTTEETACLPGRGSEADSPAVK from the exons ATGGCAGAGGCCGCGAGACAACTGGACACCCACAGCCTCCCACTGAAACCAACTGCGGCCAGGCGGGAGGAAGCTCACAGAGCGGCAAGGGTGGTGGATGAGCAGCCAGAGGCACTCGCTGTGCTCCAAGACAGCCAGGCCCCTGTGGAAGGGCCGGTTGTGGCTGGCAGCCCAGCCTCTGAGCCAGTGACTGTTTGTGACAATGGCCTGCCTGTGCCAGATGGTCGGGAGAAAGCCGGGCCTTCAGGAAGCAGCCGGGTTAATGAAACACCATCTCAAAGCCACGAGGAGGCAAAAG AGAATGTGGATCTTTTGGAGACGGCACAGGTATTGAGTGAGATTGCAGGCCTCCCCCTGACGGAGAGGGAGCAGGCAGAAGCTGAGGAGCAGGCTGAGCCCCTGGCCGAGAGGCGTGAGCGGCACCTGTTGGTCTTCTCGACTGTGGCCCGGGAAAGCCTGGAGCTTCAGGTGCCCCAGGAGGTGATGCTGGAGCTACCCAATGGCATCAAGATGTATGGAAAGGACCTTGCTGCGATCACTGAACTGTTACACCCGACCCAG GTGTTGCTCCAGACAGGACCTCGGAAGTTCACCTTAGCTACAGCTGACACTGTGATCTCAGCTGGCTCTTTGCTCTTCACTGTATCCCAGGAGACAAGCCAAGAGGAACCATCGGCAAAGCCAGAAG ATCCAGAAGTGGAAACGGAAGGGAAATTGTACAAGTGCTATCTCTGTAGTTTGACCTTTAATCGCCGTGGCAACTATGTCCGACATAAGAAAGTCCACATGGTTAACACTGAG GAAGATGCCAGGTACAAGTGCCCACACTGTGATCGCCAGTTCATTCAGCATTGTGACCTGCGGAGgcacattcacattcacacagGAACGCAGCCCCATAAGTGTGATGTGTGCAGGAAAGGCTTTCTCAGAGCCAG CGACCTGGTGGTCCATAAGAGATTCCACACCAAAGATCGCCCGTTCCAGTGCAGCCAGTGCCAGAAATCCTTCTTCCAATCTG GTGACTTGCGCCGTCACATGAGAAACATCCACATGACCAATGCCCGAATGCTGAGCTGTGGTCATTGCAGGAAGAAGTACACCAAGGAAGCAACACTCCTACATCACATTCAGACCATACATCAGGGCGTGCTGCTGCAGCAACAGGGCCAGCACAGCAG TGAGGTTATTCCATCAGGAATTGGGAAGACAGCTGACACTGGAAGTCCCCTTCACACGTATGGGCCTGAGAGTGTAAAGGCAAGCTGTACCAGTTCAG CATTACCAGTCGAGGCAGAAAGGAATGAAGAGACCTCAGTGGCAGAGGTAACTGTTACAGAATGTGACACGGAGACAGGTCAGCTGTTGGTACCCACAGTCACAGACAGCACAACGGAGCAAACTGGGGCTTTTCTTGGCTGCAGTGGAACAGTGTCAAACCTTGTAGTGATAGACATGGAAATCACAGGAACCACTGAAGAGACAGCATGTCTCCCAGGCAGGGGAAGTGAAGCGGATTCTCCAGCAGTAAAATGA
- the LOC125461857 gene encoding zinc finger protein 436-like isoform X2, with protein sequence MAEAARQLDTHSLPLKPTAARREEAHRAARVVDEQPEALAVLQDSQAPVEGPVVAGSPASEPVTVCDNGLPVPDGREKAGPSGSSRVNETPSQSHEEAKENVDLLETAQVLSEIAGLPLTEREQAEAEEQAEPLAERRERHLLVFSTVARESLELQVPQEVMLELPNGIKMYGKDLAAITELLHPTQVLLQTGPRKFTLATADTVISAGSLLFTVSQETSQEEPSAKPEDPEVETEGKLYKCYLCSLTFNRRGNYVRHKKVHMVNTEEDARYKCPHCDRQFIQHCDLRRHIHIHTGTQPHKCDVCRKGFLRASDLVVHKRFHTKDRPFQCSQCQKSFFQSGDLRRHMRNIHMTNARMLSCGHCRKKYTKEATLLHHIQTIHQGVLLQQQGQHSSEVIPSGIGKTADTGSPLHTYGPESVKASCTSSGTETKAEILLIF encoded by the exons ATGGCAGAGGCCGCGAGACAACTGGACACCCACAGCCTCCCACTGAAACCAACTGCGGCCAGGCGGGAGGAAGCTCACAGAGCGGCAAGGGTGGTGGATGAGCAGCCAGAGGCACTCGCTGTGCTCCAAGACAGCCAGGCCCCTGTGGAAGGGCCGGTTGTGGCTGGCAGCCCAGCCTCTGAGCCAGTGACTGTTTGTGACAATGGCCTGCCTGTGCCAGATGGTCGGGAGAAAGCCGGGCCTTCAGGAAGCAGCCGGGTTAATGAAACACCATCTCAAAGCCACGAGGAGGCAAAAG AGAATGTGGATCTTTTGGAGACGGCACAGGTATTGAGTGAGATTGCAGGCCTCCCCCTGACGGAGAGGGAGCAGGCAGAAGCTGAGGAGCAGGCTGAGCCCCTGGCCGAGAGGCGTGAGCGGCACCTGTTGGTCTTCTCGACTGTGGCCCGGGAAAGCCTGGAGCTTCAGGTGCCCCAGGAGGTGATGCTGGAGCTACCCAATGGCATCAAGATGTATGGAAAGGACCTTGCTGCGATCACTGAACTGTTACACCCGACCCAG GTGTTGCTCCAGACAGGACCTCGGAAGTTCACCTTAGCTACAGCTGACACTGTGATCTCAGCTGGCTCTTTGCTCTTCACTGTATCCCAGGAGACAAGCCAAGAGGAACCATCGGCAAAGCCAGAAG ATCCAGAAGTGGAAACGGAAGGGAAATTGTACAAGTGCTATCTCTGTAGTTTGACCTTTAATCGCCGTGGCAACTATGTCCGACATAAGAAAGTCCACATGGTTAACACTGAG GAAGATGCCAGGTACAAGTGCCCACACTGTGATCGCCAGTTCATTCAGCATTGTGACCTGCGGAGgcacattcacattcacacagGAACGCAGCCCCATAAGTGTGATGTGTGCAGGAAAGGCTTTCTCAGAGCCAG CGACCTGGTGGTCCATAAGAGATTCCACACCAAAGATCGCCCGTTCCAGTGCAGCCAGTGCCAGAAATCCTTCTTCCAATCTG GTGACTTGCGCCGTCACATGAGAAACATCCACATGACCAATGCCCGAATGCTGAGCTGTGGTCATTGCAGGAAGAAGTACACCAAGGAAGCAACACTCCTACATCACATTCAGACCATACATCAGGGCGTGCTGCTGCAGCAACAGGGCCAGCACAGCAG TGAGGTTATTCCATCAGGAATTGGGAAGACAGCTGACACTGGAAGTCCCCTTCACACGTATGGGCCTGAGAGTGTAAAGGCAAGCTGTACCAGTTCAGGTACAGAGACAAAAGCTGAGATCTTGCTGATATTCTGA